DNA from Oncorhynchus kisutch isolate 150728-3 unplaced genomic scaffold, Okis_V2 scaffold3257, whole genome shotgun sequence:
TACACAATATAACAGATCATCAGGTCAGCTATGTGGTGTTACACAATATAACAGATCAGGTCAGCTATGTGGTGTTACACAATATAACAGATCAGGTCAGCTGTGTGGTGTTACACAATATAACAGATCAGGTCAGCTATGTGGTGTTACACAATATAACAGAACATCAGGTCAGCTGTGTGGTGTTGTTGCACGTCATTGTAGTTGACAGTTAGAATAATGAGTTTTCTCAATAAAATCAAATTTGGTTTATTCTAAAATAATGTAAAACACCCAGTTCAGTACTTTATGGACATAACAGCTTTCTGAAAGGGGGGGGGACCTGGGGAGAGCAGTAAAGGACGCCCGATTTGTAGGAATCATAGCTATAATTATCATTATCTGAATATTGGGCTCGTTGTCTGTCGGTTGGTCAACCAAGGGCCTTTATTCAAGGGAATATAGATAGAAATGTGTTGTGTAGAACAGACATGATTCCCTGGAAAAATGTATACATTACTATCTATATTCCCTTGATTAAGGCCCTGGGTTGACCAAACGACAGATACACACATTTCTATCTGAAGGTTCTGTATAAGGTTACTCAAGGGGAATATAGATATACATTTACCAGGGAATCATGTCTGTTCTACACAACACATTTCTATCTGAAGGTTCTGTATAAGGTTACTCAAGGGCTTGCAATTACTCTTCCTAGCCTGGAGAAATACAGTCTGTTTGTGTGTTAACATTCCACTCTTTGTCAAGCCATGTTTGCCAAGACAAAGAGTGGAATGATATcttaacagactggtacccaggctacccTCTTCCCTTCTGATATTCCAACCTGGGGTTTGTGGGAAACCTGGGTAAGTTACTAGAACTGTGCAACCCTGCTCCCTTTGTGAACAAGGGCCAGGTTGAGCTCTACCACGTCTTCATCTGCTagcttgtttttatttttattttacaaaaATAGGTCACAGATTCATACTATTTACAACCCTCTGGTACAGTAAGTTAGGTCAGCATTTCAACTAAAGTGCGTCCCAAatcgtaccctattccctatgtagtggactacttttgtaCTAGCTCCCTCGcgaacgtagtgcactatatagggagtagggtgccattttgggattcATCCTACGACTGTGTAAATCCTGTAGGTTTCTGTGGGGCTGCTGCTAGGAGGTCTCTCCCTTCGGCTGGATTCCATTCTGAAAACAtccccccccttttcctctccctcGCTGTTCTGAAAGAGTGTAGATAAGAGGCGTATTGAAACCCGACATTTAAAAGGGCAATCTGCAATTCAAAGAACTACCAAAAAACGGTCAGCCTGACCCCGCCACTgctttggtaaacagctgagggatggggctggataaatataaccactctcaaattcctaCACCGAGCTGTGGGGGCATGAGGGAAAGGGAGCATGTTTTCTGTGAGAAAGGTATTTCACTGTACTGGTGCtcttctaatggaatccagaccGAGAGAGTGGCCAGTGGTCAGACTGAGAGCAGAGCCACAGCTCCCCTGCTGGTAGTAAAGCATATTGTCCACAGCAATGGTACGGCAGTCAGCAACAGCTCCCCTAGTGGTGGGTGGTGGTATGGCAGTCAGCAGCAGCTCCCCCAGTGGCGGGTGGTGGTATGGCAGTCAGCAGCAGCTCCCCTAGTGGTGGGTGGTGGTATGGCAGTCAGCAGCAGCTCTCCTAGTGGTGGGTGGTGGTATGGCAGTCAGCAGCAGCTCTCCTAGTGGTGGGTGGTGGTATGACAGTCAGCAGCAGCTCTCCTAGTGGTGGGTGGTTGTAGGGTGGTCAGCAGCAGCGTGGCTTGTCCACGTGGATAATGCGGTTGCAACGAGGACAGGAGTGGTACGCATCCTTAAAGTGTTTCATGAAGAACGGGATCAGACAGCAGCCCACTACCaacctgggagagagaggggggataggaggagatggggagagtggaagtggtgggggagagaggggtgggagatagatggggagaagtgggagagagacatggtgttcAGTTGATTTTAGACACGTCTAATTCCCTCAAAAGTATCAAGACATTCTATAACTCCTCTTCTTTACTCCATTACAGAGGATGAAGACCACTTTATGGGTCCCTCTGTTCCCCTATATccccccaccctcctcttctTCACTCACCCACAGAGGATGAAGACCACTTTATGGGTCCCTCTGTTCCCCTATATccccccaccctcctcttctTCACTCACCCACAGAGGATGAAGACCACTTTATGGGTTCTCCTCTATccccccaccctcctcttctTCACTCACCCACAGAGGATGAAGACCACTTTATGGGtccctctgttcccctctattcctcccccctccccttctttaCTCACCCacagaggatgaagaggatgcACATGAGCCAGGCGTAGGCTCCGACTTTATAGGTCACGTTCGTCATCACCTGTTGTTGACAGGAAGTACAGGTGGTCATGCCCTCTGAACGGCCCAGTTCTGTGTCATAACTCACAAACTTCTGAGTGGGAGTTTCACCACCTCCTCCAATACCACCACCTCCACTGGTGTACActaggggaagagagaagaggacaagtTATATTTTGTCTGGCTCCAACACTGCTGGTATAGAGGGGAACATTGGAGACAAAGATGGTATAATGggtagagacgagagagagatacTTCTGCTGCCTTCAAAATAATCTCCCTTGGAACCTGGGAATTTACCAGTTATAAATACGCCATGATTGCGTTCAAGTTTCTTTTGAAGTCAGAACAATTCTTCGACcaaatgagatttcattttagcTCGCTAGACGAGCTAGCTGGTGTTGCTGCAGTTCTGGTGTTGTGTGCTTGCGGACTGTATACATGAGGCTTAGGACAGGAAGTGCTTACCTGGCTTtccctgagactgagactgaaaCACAGAGTAGTTACTGGAGGGGATGGTGGAGGAAGGAGGGTTGAAGGGGGTATGGACATGATATACCTTCACCCCACTATCACCTTGTCCTTCaactggaagagagagggagacagagggagagagggagacagagggagggagggagggagggagggagggagggagggagggagggagggagggagggagggagggagggagggagggagggagggaggagagagagggagggagggagcgaggggtgAGATGAAGGAGAGAATTGCGGGGGGGTTTGAGAGTTAGAAAAAGAGAAAGCTCCAATATGTAAAATAGAATGAATACAATCTATAGCAAGTGACACCTGGAACTTTTGATACACAGGTACAGTATAGTTATAACCTGGGACGTAACCTATATGATACacaggtacagtatagtaacaaccTGGGACGTAACCTATATGATACACAGGTACAGAAACAACCTGGGACGTAACCTATATGATACacaggtacagtatagtaacaaccTGGGACGTAACCTATATGATACACAGGTACAGTAACAACCTGGGACGTAACCTATATGATACACAGGTACAGTATAGTTATAACCTGGGACGTAACCTATATGATACACAGGTACAGTAATAACCTGGGACGTAACCTATATGATACACAGGTACAGTATAGTTATAACCTGGGACGTAACCTATATGATACACAGGTACAGTAACAACCTGGGACGTAACCTATATGATACACAGGTACAGAAACAACCTGGGACGTAACCTATATGATACACAGGTACAGTAACAACCTGGGACGTAACCTATATGATACACAGGTACAGTATAGTTATAACCTGGGACGTAACCTATATGATACacaggtacagtatagtaacaaccTGGGACGTAACCTATATGATACACAGGTACAGAAACAACCTGGGACGTAACCTATATGATACacaggtacagtatagtaacaaccTGGGACGTAACCTATATGATACACAGGTACAGTAACAACCTGGGACGTAACCTATATGATACACAGGTACAGTATAGTTATAACCTGGGACGTAACCTATATGATACACAGGTACAGTAATAACCTGGGACGTAACCTATATGATACACAGGTACAGTATAGTTATAACCTGGGACGTAACCTATATGATACACAGGTACAGTAACAACCTGGGACGTAACCTATATGATACACAGGTACAGAAACAACCTGGGACGTAACCTATATGATACACAGGTACAGAAACAACCTGGGACGTAACCTATATGATACacaggtacagtatagtaacaaccTGGGACGTAACCTATATGATACACAGGTACAGAAACAACCTGGGACGTAACCTATATGATACACAGGTACAGAAACAACCTGGGACGTAACCTATATGATACacaggtacagtatagtaacaaccTGGGACGTAACCTATATGATACACAGGTACAGTAACAACCTGGGACGTAACCTATATGATACACAGGTACAGTATAGTTATAACCTGGGACGTAACCTATATGATACACAGGTACAGTAATAACCTGGGACGTAACCTATATGATACACAGGTACAGTATAGTTATAACCTGGGACGTAACCTATATGATACACAGGTACAGTAACAACCTGGGACGTAACCTATATGATACACAGGTACAGAAACAACCTGGGACGTAACCTATATGATACACAGGTACAGAAACAACCTGGGACGTAACCTATATGATACacaggtacagtatagtaacaaccTGGGACGTAACCTATATGATACACAGGTACAGAAACAACCTGGGACGTAACCTATATGATACACAGGTACAGAAACAACCTGGGACGTAACCTATATGATACacaggtacagtatagtaacaaccTGGGACGTAACCTATATGACACACAGGTACAGTATAGTTATAACCTGGGACGTAACCTATATGATACACAGGTACAGTATAGTTATAACCTGGGACGTAACCTATATGATACACAGGTACAGTATAGTTATAACCTGGGACGTAACCTATATGATACACAGGTACAGTAACAACCTGGGACGTAACCTATATGATACACAGGTACAGTATAGTTATAACCTGGGACGTAACCTATATGATACACAGGTACAGTATAGTTATAACCTGGGACGTAACCTATATGATACacaggtacagtatagtaacaaccTGGGACGTAACCTATATGATACACAGGTACAGAAACAACCTGGGACGTAACCTATATGATACACAGGTACAGTAACAACCTGGGACGTAACCTATATGATACACAGGTACAGTATAGTTATAACCTGGGACGTAACCTATATGATACacaggtacagtatagtaacaacctgggacgtaacctatatgatacacaggtacagtatagtaacaacctgggacgtaacctatatgatacacaggtacagtatagtaacaaccTGGGACATAACCTATATGATACACAGGTACAGTATAGTTATAACCTGGGACGTAACCTATATGATACACAGGTACAGTAACAACCTGGGACGTAACCTACAGTATAGCTACAGCCTAGTATGTAATAGTACAATCCAACTTTATTGTCCGCATGTCACAGCGAACAACAGAATGTTGACGTTGTCATGTCACAGAGAACAACAGAATGTTGACGTTGTCATGTCACAGAGAACAACAGAATGTTGACATTGTCATGTCACAGAGAACAACAGAATGTTGACGTTGTCATGTCACAGAGAACAACAGAATGTTTACGTTGTCATGTCACAGAGAACAACAGAATGTTGACGTTGTCATGTCACAGAGAACAACAGAATGTTGACGTTGTCATGTCACAGAGAACAACAGAATGTTGACGTTGTCATGTCACAGAGAACAACAGAATGTTGACGTTGTCATGTCACAGAGAACAACAGAATGTTGACGTTGTCATGTCACAGAGAACAACAGAATATTGACGTACCTGGTGTGTTGTAGGGTGGAGGTTCTTTTCCATTTACGCTCATTGTCTTCTGCCTGGGCTTTCTGTgagaggggtcagaggttaggtgtgtctaccatttattttttattttactaggcaagtcagttaagaacaaattcttattttcaatgacggcctaggaacagtgggttaactgcctgttcaggggcagaacgacagatttgtaccttgtcagctcgtggatttgaacttccaacctttcagttactagtccaacgctctaaccactagcctaccagGTGTGTCTACCATAAGCACTGTAACATCAGTGCGAGCCAGGCTCATCAGGACTGAATCAACCAATCATCATCTCCGAAACAAgacttgaatcaggtgtgtttacAGCCAGGTCTGGAGTGAGAAGCGTTACAAAAAACCTGATAATTTCACAAATCATCTATAAGCGCTTGCGAACCTCTATAAATGGTGTATAAAGGGTGCCATATGAACCATTTACAGGTTGAATTGCCCAATGTGACATAAAGCGCTATGTTTAGACACCATTTACAGGTTGAATTACCCAATGTGACATAAAGCGCTATGTTTAGACACCATTTACAGGTTGAATTACCCAATGTGACATAAAGCGCTATGTTTAGACACCATTTACAGGTTGAATTACCCAATGTGACATAAAGCGCTATGTTTAGACACCATTTACAGGTTGAATTACCCAATGTGACATAAAGCGCTATGTTTAGACACCATTTACAGGTTGAATTACCCAATGTGACATAAAGCGCTATGTTTAGACACCATTTACAGGTTGAATTACCCAATGTGACATAAAGCGCTATGTTTAGACACCATTTACAGGTTGAATTACCCAATGTGACATAAAGCGCTATGTTTAGACACCATTTACAGGTTGAATTACCCAATGTGACATAAAGCGCTATGTTTAGACACCATTTACAGGTTGAATTACTCAATGTGACATAAAGCGCTATGTTTAGACACCATTTACAGGTTGAATTACCCAATGTGACATAAAGCGCTATGTTTAGACACCATTTACAGGTTGAATTACCCAATGTGACATAAAGCGCTATGTTTAGACACCATTTACAGGTTGAATTACCCAATGTGACATAAAGCGCTATGTTTAGACACCATTTACAGGTTGAATTACCCAATGTGACATAAAGCGCTATGTTTAGACACCATTTACAGGTTGAATTACCCAATGTGACATAAAGCGCTATGTTTAGACACCATTTACAGGTTGAATTACCCAATGTGACATAAAGCGCTATGTTTAGACACCATTTACAGGTTGAATGACCCAATGTGACATAAAGCGCTATGTTTAGACACCATTTACAGGTTGAATTACCCAATGTGACATAAAGCGCTATGTTTAGACACCATTTACAGGTTGAATTACCCAATGTGACATAAAGCGCTATGTTTAGACACCATTTACAGGTTGAATTACCCAATGTGACATAAAGCGCTATGTTTAGACACCATTTACAGGTTGAATTACCCAATGTGACATAAAGCGCTATGTTTAGACACCATTTACAGGTTGAATTACCCAATGTGACATAAATCGCTATGTTTAGACACCATTTACAGGTTGAATTACCCAATGTGACATAAAGCGCTATGTTTAGACACCATTTATAGAGGATAACATACACGTATAGGTGATTAGAGAACCATTga
Protein-coding regions in this window:
- the LOC116371461 gene encoding lipopolysaccharide-induced tumor necrosis factor-alpha factor homolog isoform X2, with the protein product MSVNGKEPPPYNTPVEGQGDSGVKVYHVHTPFNPPSSTIPSSNYSVFQSQSQGKPVYTSGGGGIGGGGETPTQKFVSYDTELGRSEGMTTCTSCQQQVMTNVTYKVGAYAWLMCILFILCGLVVGCCLIPFFMKHFKDAYHSCPRCNRIIHVDKPRCC
- the LOC116371461 gene encoding lipopolysaccharide-induced tumor necrosis factor-alpha factor homolog isoform X1; this encodes MTAETKNREEDAFLPLFYSTRVRKPRQKTMSVNGKEPPPYNTPVEGQGDSGVKVYHVHTPFNPPSSTIPSSNYSVFQSQSQGKPVYTSGGGGIGGGGETPTQKFVSYDTELGRSEGMTTCTSCQQQVMTNVTYKVGAYAWLMCILFILCGLVVGCCLIPFFMKHFKDAYHSCPRCNRIIHVDKPRCC